The following proteins come from a genomic window of Natrinema saccharevitans:
- a CDS encoding LURP-one-related/scramblase family protein produces the protein MSDSRAYDIRGIELTDDRYTVEQGFVRNKYRAIDSAGDTVLKGKQKMLKMKEEFPFVDGEGNEVFTVKAGGIIDVAGNYLLSDAQTGEDLVILDNDYSLLQDTWTIRDATTEEKLAAIDSRGALVTLARDLVPFGGLIPHKYEITDQSGSHVGSINGRIGLRDRYDITIDDASDVPKEPVVAAAMVIDAIQDN, from the coding sequence ATGAGCGACTCTCGAGCGTACGACATTCGGGGGATCGAACTGACCGACGACCGGTACACGGTCGAGCAGGGGTTCGTCCGGAACAAGTACAGGGCCATCGATAGCGCCGGCGACACCGTTCTCAAAGGGAAACAGAAGATGCTGAAGATGAAAGAGGAGTTCCCCTTCGTCGACGGCGAGGGCAACGAGGTCTTCACCGTGAAGGCCGGCGGTATCATCGACGTCGCGGGCAACTACCTCCTCTCGGACGCACAGACCGGCGAGGACCTCGTGATTCTGGACAACGACTACTCGCTGTTGCAGGACACGTGGACGATCCGCGACGCGACGACCGAGGAGAAACTGGCCGCGATCGACTCCCGCGGCGCGCTGGTGACGCTGGCTCGGGATCTCGTTCCGTTCGGCGGGCTGATCCCCCACAAGTACGAGATCACGGACCAGTCGGGCTCACACGTCGGCTCGATCAACGGGCGGATCGGGCTGCGCGACCGTTACGACATCACCATCGACGATGCCAGTGACGTCCCAAAAGAGCCCGTCGTGGCCGCGGCGATGGTCATCGACGCGATCCAGGACAACTGA
- a CDS encoding ABC transporter ATP-binding protein, whose protein sequence is MPPAIETVDLVKEYGDLRALQELSLTVEEGEFFGLLGPNGAGKTTFINTLVGLVRKTGGDARVFGHDVEDDYRQARDAIGLAPQEFNVDRFFPIKEVLMHKAGYHGIPEDEAADRADEVLKRVGIYDKRNERFDWLSGGMKRRLLLARALVTDPDLLILDEPTAGVDVQLRHDLWELVTELNEEGTSILLTTHYIEEAERLCDRVAIMNEGRKVTVATPDELKERGTDTIAVRLESEPSSVPDLGAYAHETTVSGDRLEVRADDGGATAPRLLNDLEARGFEIADLEITRTSLEEIFVDLTRSEDRTVTRSSAESADGSDDESSAKRERKRKQEGVA, encoded by the coding sequence ATGCCACCGGCCATCGAAACCGTCGATCTCGTGAAGGAATATGGCGATCTCCGCGCTCTGCAGGAGCTGTCGCTGACCGTCGAGGAAGGCGAGTTCTTCGGCTTGCTCGGCCCCAACGGGGCGGGGAAGACGACGTTTATCAACACGCTGGTCGGACTGGTCCGCAAGACCGGCGGCGACGCCCGGGTCTTCGGTCACGACGTCGAGGACGACTACCGACAGGCCCGCGACGCGATCGGGCTCGCGCCACAGGAGTTCAACGTCGATCGCTTCTTCCCCATCAAGGAGGTGCTGATGCACAAGGCCGGCTACCACGGAATTCCCGAGGACGAGGCCGCCGACCGCGCCGACGAGGTTCTCAAACGCGTCGGGATCTACGACAAGCGAAACGAACGCTTCGACTGGCTCTCCGGCGGGATGAAACGCCGGCTCCTGCTCGCCCGCGCCCTCGTCACGGATCCCGACCTCCTCATTCTGGACGAGCCGACCGCCGGCGTCGACGTCCAGCTCCGCCACGACCTCTGGGAACTCGTCACCGAACTCAACGAGGAGGGGACGTCGATCCTGCTGACGACCCACTACATCGAGGAGGCCGAGCGCCTCTGTGATCGGGTCGCGATCATGAACGAGGGCCGGAAGGTGACCGTCGCGACGCCGGACGAACTGAAAGAACGGGGCACCGACACCATCGCCGTACGCCTCGAGTCCGAGCCCTCGAGCGTTCCCGACCTCGGGGCCTACGCACACGAAACGACAGTGTCGGGCGACCGGCTCGAAGTCCGGGCCGACGACGGCGGGGCGACCGCGCCGCGACTGCTCAACGACCTCGAGGCGCGGGGCTTCGAGATCGCCGACCTCGAGATCACCCGGACCTCGCTCGAGGAGATCTTCGTCGATCTGACCCGCAGCGAGGACCGGACCGTCACGCGGTCGTCGGCCGAGAGCGCGGACGGGAGCGACGACGAGTCGTCGGCGAAACGCGAGCGGAAACGCAAACAGGAGGGGGTCGCCTGA
- a CDS encoding aminopeptidase gives MAALRAAAETAVRQCLALDAAESCAIVTDDKRERIGEALYEVAAEITDDAVIVRYPPGDTHGSEPPEPVAAAMAGADVVLAPTTKSLSHTRARTEANAAGARVATLPGITEDVFTTGLEADYDSIAAHCEGVHEQVADADEIRVTTDAGTDITFGVGRREWLADTGIVHEPGEMSNLPAGEVFISPETADGTFVVDGTMRPHGLLADDRRLTFEVEDGLVTHISDDEIRETVENAAQKVDDAAYNLAELGIGTNVAVTELVGSVLLDEKAGGTVHIAIGDDAGIGGETDAPIHLDGILREPTVYADGDPIDLPTPTDG, from the coding sequence ATGGCAGCACTTCGAGCGGCGGCGGAGACGGCCGTCCGCCAATGTCTGGCTCTCGACGCGGCTGAGTCGTGTGCGATCGTCACCGATGACAAGCGCGAGCGGATCGGCGAGGCACTCTACGAGGTAGCGGCGGAGATCACCGACGACGCGGTGATCGTCCGGTATCCGCCGGGCGACACGCACGGCAGCGAGCCCCCCGAACCCGTCGCGGCGGCGATGGCCGGGGCCGACGTGGTCCTCGCGCCGACGACAAAGAGCCTGAGTCACACCCGCGCCCGGACCGAGGCCAACGCGGCCGGGGCGCGGGTCGCGACCCTGCCGGGGATCACCGAGGACGTGTTCACGACGGGGCTCGAGGCCGATTACGACTCGATCGCGGCCCATTGCGAGGGAGTTCACGAGCAGGTCGCCGACGCCGACGAGATCCGGGTCACGACCGATGCCGGGACCGACATCACCTTCGGCGTCGGCCGCCGGGAGTGGCTCGCCGACACCGGTATCGTCCACGAGCCCGGCGAGATGTCGAACCTGCCCGCGGGCGAGGTCTTCATCAGCCCCGAGACCGCCGACGGCACCTTCGTCGTCGACGGGACGATGCGCCCGCACGGACTGCTCGCGGACGACCGGCGGCTCACCTTCGAGGTCGAGGACGGTCTGGTCACGCACATCTCCGACGACGAGATCCGCGAAACCGTCGAGAACGCGGCCCAGAAGGTCGACGACGCCGCCTACAATCTCGCCGAACTGGGAATCGGAACGAACGTCGCGGTCACCGAACTCGTCGGCTCGGTCCTCTTAGACGAGAAGGCGGGCGGGACCGTCCACATCGCGATCGGCGACGACGCGGGGATCGGCGGCGAGACGGACGCGCCGATCCATCTCGACGGCATCCTCCGCGAGCCGACGGTGTACGCCGACGGCGACCCCATCGATCTGCCGACGCCGACCGACGGCTGA
- a CDS encoding protein-L-isoaspartate(D-aspartate) O-methyltransferase: protein MTDSYETARQRMLETVAARVDDDRVLAALEAVPRHEFVPPDRRDSAYADRPLPIGDGQTISAPHMVAIMADLLAVESGDAVLEIGTGCGYHAAVTAELAGDENVYSVEYSAELADRARERLSDLGYDGVSIRVGDGREGWPDHAPYDAVYFTCAAAEFPAPVVEQVRPGGQLLAPIGTGRQTLVDATKRTDGSLERTERGGVRFVEMRG, encoded by the coding sequence ATGACCGACAGCTACGAGACCGCCCGTCAGCGGATGCTCGAGACCGTCGCGGCCCGCGTCGACGACGACCGCGTCCTCGCGGCCCTCGAGGCGGTCCCGCGTCACGAGTTCGTCCCGCCGGACCGCCGAGACAGCGCCTACGCCGACCGCCCGCTGCCGATCGGCGACGGGCAGACGATCAGCGCGCCGCACATGGTCGCGATCATGGCCGACCTGCTCGCCGTCGAGTCCGGCGATGCGGTCCTCGAGATCGGCACCGGCTGTGGCTACCACGCGGCCGTCACGGCCGAGCTGGCCGGCGACGAAAACGTCTACAGCGTCGAGTACAGCGCCGAACTGGCCGACCGGGCGCGCGAGCGACTCTCCGATCTGGGTTACGACGGCGTCTCGATCCGGGTCGGCGACGGGCGCGAGGGCTGGCCGGACCACGCGCCCTACGATGCCGTCTACTTCACCTGTGCCGCCGCCGAGTTCCCGGCTCCAGTCGTCGAGCAGGTCCGGCCCGGCGGCCAACTGCTCGCGCCGATCGGGACCGGCCGCCAGACGCTCGTCGACGCGACGAAACGCACGGACGGCTCGCTCGAGCGGACTGAACGCGGCGGCGTCCGGTTCGTCGAGATGCGCGGCTAA
- a CDS encoding Hsp20/alpha crystallin family protein, translated as MRRDDRDEPFDDLFREIERMMNEMMNGADANVDFDSSSDVDNGFGMDTHVDIHETDDEVRVVADLPGVEKDNIELECDGTTLTISAESDHRQYDERVSLPSPVNEHTASATYNNGVLEVVFEQAEQSSDISLE; from the coding sequence ATGCGCCGAGACGACCGCGACGAACCCTTCGACGACCTGTTTCGCGAGATCGAGCGGATGATGAACGAGATGATGAACGGTGCGGACGCAAACGTCGATTTCGACTCCTCGAGCGACGTCGACAACGGCTTCGGCATGGACACCCACGTCGACATCCACGAGACCGACGACGAGGTCCGCGTCGTCGCCGACCTCCCCGGCGTCGAGAAGGACAACATCGAACTCGAGTGCGACGGCACGACCCTGACCATCTCCGCGGAAAGCGACCACCGCCAGTACGACGAGCGCGTCTCCCTGCCCTCTCCCGTGAACGAACACACCGCCTCGGCGACCTACAACAACGGCGTCCTCGAGGTCGTCTTCGAGCAGGCCGAACAGTCCTCGGACATCAGCCTCGAGTAG
- a CDS encoding CBS domain-containing protein, whose product MRSFRIGSLFDIPIKLDLTFLLVLPLFAYLIGTRIEPVSEILNEVLGAGIDVGAITGGPIPWLLGLTAAVGLFVGVVLHELGHSLTARRYGFPIDSITLWLFGGIASFSEMPEDWRQELNIAIAGPIVSILVGIGSYGLFVLTPEILGGASPELLGGTRFVLGYLAILNVALAVFNMLPAFPMDGGRVLRALLARGRPYAQATQQAASVGKLFAVFMGLFGLFALNIILIGVAFFVFIAASSEAQQVTMKAAFQDVTVGDIMTPVEDLHTVEPDTTVAVLIERMFRERHTGYPVVEVSATGERLVGLVTLSDAREVDQVEREAYTVADVMTTDLQTITPDSDAMTAIERMQEHGIGRLLVVEVPDAGGSFGEPRPEDGDLVGLISRSDLMTALDIVQQSGAVTPSNRPRTAD is encoded by the coding sequence ATGAGAAGTTTCCGGATCGGCTCGCTGTTTGACATCCCGATCAAGCTCGATCTCACGTTCTTGCTCGTGTTGCCGCTGTTTGCGTATTTGATCGGCACGCGGATCGAGCCCGTCTCAGAGATCCTCAACGAGGTGCTCGGGGCCGGGATCGACGTCGGAGCCATCACCGGCGGGCCGATTCCGTGGCTACTCGGGCTGACGGCCGCCGTCGGCCTGTTCGTCGGCGTCGTCCTCCACGAACTGGGCCATTCGCTGACCGCACGGCGGTACGGGTTCCCGATCGATTCGATCACGCTCTGGTTGTTCGGCGGCATCGCCTCGTTCTCGGAGATGCCCGAAGACTGGCGACAGGAACTGAACATCGCTATCGCGGGACCGATCGTTAGCATCCTCGTCGGCATCGGCTCCTACGGCCTCTTCGTTCTCACGCCCGAGATCCTCGGGGGAGCGTCGCCGGAACTGCTGGGCGGGACGCGGTTCGTCCTCGGCTATCTCGCGATTCTGAACGTCGCGCTCGCCGTCTTCAACATGCTCCCCGCGTTCCCGATGGACGGCGGCCGCGTACTGCGTGCACTGCTTGCCCGCGGCCGGCCCTACGCCCAAGCGACCCAGCAGGCCGCCAGCGTCGGGAAGCTGTTCGCGGTCTTCATGGGACTGTTCGGACTGTTCGCACTGAACATCATCCTCATCGGCGTCGCCTTCTTCGTCTTCATCGCCGCCTCGAGCGAGGCCCAGCAGGTGACGATGAAGGCGGCCTTTCAGGACGTCACCGTCGGCGACATCATGACGCCGGTCGAGGACCTCCACACGGTCGAGCCCGACACGACGGTCGCGGTGCTGATCGAACGGATGTTCCGGGAGCGACACACCGGCTACCCGGTCGTCGAAGTCAGCGCGACCGGCGAGCGCCTCGTCGGACTCGTGACCCTGTCCGACGCCCGCGAGGTCGATCAGGTCGAGCGAGAGGCCTACACCGTCGCGGACGTGATGACGACCGACCTGCAGACGATCACCCCCGATTCGGACGCGATGACGGCGATCGAACGGATGCAAGAACACGGGATCGGCCGCCTCCTCGTCGTCGAGGTGCCCGACGCGGGCGGGTCGTTCGGCGAACCCCGGCCCGAAGACGGCGACCTCGTCGGGCTGATCTCGCGAAGCGACCTGATGACCGCCCTCGATATCGTCCAGCAAAGCGGCGCGGTCACGCCCTCGAACCGACCGCGAACCGCGGACTGA
- a CDS encoding ATP-grasp domain-containing protein — protein sequence MIDLAVANAQETFGRMREPLAERGIRVHHVPASERVVPLGADAPWAAGDYDVGFVYPGRLMEGGVADALLEIPWLNDHEAVLTSRNKAEVLARLERADLPVPKSVYVSNDVSETELADVFDRFEPPVVVKPNSTTRGVGVAKAHDLDSFLGICDYLSLVHDYRATGDRSFLVQEYLPNATDYRVMVLEGEYVGAVERRLPDAAMREGQWKHNVHRGAEATGVDLPAEWRALAESVAADLEIPFLGVDLLETDDRLVVNETNARPTIDAETKYEPDFYDRLAAAIRATAER from the coding sequence ATGATCGATCTCGCGGTCGCGAACGCGCAGGAGACGTTCGGGCGGATGCGAGAGCCGCTGGCCGAACGGGGGATACGGGTCCATCACGTGCCCGCGAGCGAGCGCGTGGTCCCGCTGGGGGCCGACGCGCCGTGGGCGGCCGGCGACTACGACGTCGGCTTCGTCTACCCCGGTCGGCTCATGGAGGGTGGGGTCGCCGACGCCCTGCTCGAGATCCCGTGGCTCAACGACCACGAGGCCGTCCTGACCTCGCGGAACAAGGCCGAAGTGCTGGCCCGCCTCGAGCGGGCCGACCTCCCGGTGCCGAAGTCGGTGTACGTCTCGAACGACGTGAGCGAGACCGAACTGGCCGACGTCTTCGACCGCTTCGAGCCGCCGGTCGTCGTCAAACCGAACTCGACGACGCGGGGGGTCGGCGTCGCGAAGGCCCACGACCTCGATTCTTTCCTGGGGATCTGTGACTACCTCTCGCTGGTCCACGACTACCGCGCGACCGGCGACCGCTCCTTTCTCGTTCAGGAGTACCTCCCGAACGCGACCGACTACCGCGTCATGGTCCTCGAGGGCGAGTACGTCGGCGCGGTCGAGCGCCGACTGCCCGACGCGGCGATGCGGGAGGGCCAGTGGAAACACAACGTCCACCGCGGGGCCGAGGCCACCGGCGTCGACCTCCCCGCGGAGTGGCGCGCCCTCGCCGAATCCGTCGCCGCCGACCTCGAGATTCCGTTCCTGGGTGTCGATCTGCTCGAGACCGACGACCGACTGGTGGTCAACGAGACGAACGCTCGACCGACGATCGACGCGGAGACGAAGTACGAGCCGGACTTCTACGATCGACTCGCGGCCGCGATCCGTGCGACCGCGGAGCGATGA
- a CDS encoding protein-L-isoaspartate O-methyltransferase family protein, with product MEPAVLREDMVDGLESPPRDVLGDEDVAVAMRDVPRHAFVDDERTAYADRDHEALGTRVLAPSTVARLLQALSLEPDQTVLIVGAGVGYTAAVAAEIVGETNVHAVDISRPLVVEARGNLAEAGYEGVLVDRRDGADGLPEYAPFDRVLLEAAAVDPPRALLEQLTDCGRLVFPRGTQKQRLEAVSSDGVVDRFEPVSFDPLLVEGEQSGAVERNRTTREDRERAQRRAESRRGWEHNWIEWEDTGDGQSRRRSSR from the coding sequence ATGGAACCCGCGGTACTGCGCGAGGACATGGTCGACGGTCTCGAGTCTCCGCCCAGGGACGTGCTGGGTGACGAGGACGTGGCCGTCGCGATGCGCGACGTCCCGCGCCACGCGTTCGTCGACGACGAGCGGACGGCCTACGCCGATCGCGACCACGAGGCGCTCGGGACGCGCGTCCTCGCCCCCAGCACCGTCGCCCGCCTGCTACAGGCGCTGTCCCTCGAGCCCGACCAGACGGTGTTGATCGTCGGTGCCGGCGTCGGCTACACCGCCGCCGTGGCGGCCGAGATCGTCGGCGAGACGAACGTCCACGCCGTCGACATCTCGCGGCCGCTGGTCGTCGAGGCCCGCGGCAACCTCGCCGAGGCGGGCTACGAGGGCGTCCTCGTCGACCGCCGCGACGGCGCGGACGGCCTCCCCGAGTACGCGCCCTTCGATCGCGTCCTGCTCGAGGCGGCCGCGGTCGATCCGCCGCGTGCGCTGCTCGAACAGTTGACCGACTGCGGTCGACTCGTCTTCCCTCGTGGTACCCAGAAACAGCGCCTCGAGGCCGTCTCGAGCGACGGCGTGGTCGACCGGTTCGAGCCCGTTTCGTTCGATCCGCTCCTCGTGGAAGGCGAGCAGTCCGGCGCGGTCGAGCGCAACCGGACGACCCGCGAGGACCGCGAGCGTGCCCAGCGACGCGCCGAATCCCGCCGGGGCTGGGAACACAACTGGATCGAGTGGGAAGACACAGGTGACGGGCAGTCCCGGCGACGATCGTCCCGTTGA
- the tnpA gene encoding IS200/IS605 family transposase, protein MVKSTRHAKYELYYHIVFVPKYRRSHLTEKTKERLETIFAEICDDKDLELAESEVMPDHVHLFIGSPPKNAPSLIVNWVKGISARKYNQRYDDRVKWTRSYYVGTAGSASKGAVEQYIAEQEGDGE, encoded by the coding sequence ATGGTAAAGAGTACCCGTCACGCGAAATACGAACTCTACTACCACATAGTGTTCGTGCCGAAGTATCGGCGTTCGCACCTGACGGAGAAGACGAAGGAACGTCTCGAAACCATCTTCGCGGAAATCTGTGACGACAAAGACCTCGAACTGGCCGAGTCCGAGGTCATGCCTGACCACGTACACCTGTTCATCGGGAGTCCACCGAAGAACGCCCCGTCACTCATCGTCAACTGGGTGAAGGGCATCTCCGCCCGCAAGTACAATCAGCGGTACGATGACCGCGTGAAGTGGACTCGTTCGTACTACGTCGGAACAGCTGGAAGCGCCTCGAAGGGCGCTGTCGAACAGTACATCGCTGAACAGGAAGGTGACGGCGAATGA
- a CDS encoding ABC transporter permease, with product MLSVGFRALFRREVLRFVRRPKNTFMPPAITNVLYFAVFGVILGGRIDEIAGYPYILFIVPGLIVLGAISNAFENASFSIFHGRWNEYIHETLTSPLSYAEMVVAYVGASAVRGLVVGIIIAVVGRLFVPIGIEHGLFLIATMAVITSLFAGLGIVGGLVARDFDDLTVMNQFILRPLVFFGAVFYSLETFEQGWQVTLSLLNPMVYMVDSVRYGLLGHSDLIGVGVLPAPYADFAPLFALGVLTTATAAVLAIDVYLFKIGYGLTD from the coding sequence ATGCTGTCGGTCGGCTTTCGGGCGCTCTTCCGGCGCGAGGTGTTGCGGTTCGTCCGCCGGCCGAAGAACACGTTCATGCCGCCGGCGATCACGAACGTTCTCTACTTCGCCGTCTTCGGCGTCATCTTGGGCGGCCGGATCGACGAGATCGCGGGCTACCCCTACATTCTCTTCATCGTCCCCGGGCTGATCGTCCTCGGGGCGATCTCGAACGCCTTCGAGAACGCCTCGTTCTCGATCTTCCACGGCCGGTGGAACGAGTACATCCACGAGACGCTGACGTCGCCGCTTTCCTACGCCGAGATGGTCGTCGCTTACGTCGGTGCCAGCGCGGTCCGCGGGCTGGTCGTCGGGATCATCATCGCCGTCGTCGGCCGGCTGTTCGTCCCGATCGGGATCGAACACGGCCTGTTCCTGATCGCGACGATGGCCGTCATCACGTCGCTGTTTGCCGGGCTCGGTATCGTCGGCGGGCTCGTCGCGCGGGACTTCGACGACCTGACGGTCATGAACCAGTTCATCCTCCGACCGCTGGTCTTCTTCGGCGCGGTCTTCTACTCGCTCGAGACGTTCGAGCAGGGCTGGCAGGTGACCCTCTCGCTGCTGAACCCGATGGTCTACATGGTCGACAGCGTCCGGTACGGCCTGCTGGGCCACTCGGACCTGATCGGCGTCGGCGTCCTGCCCGCGCCCTACGCCGACTTCGCGCCGCTGTTCGCGCTGGGGGTCCTGACGACCGCCACCGCGGCGGTGCTGGCGATCGACGTCTACCTCTTCAAGATCGGCTACGGGCTGACCGACTGA
- a CDS encoding type II glyceraldehyde-3-phosphate dehydrogenase, which yields MQQVAINGYGTIGKRVADAVRQQPDMEVLGVAKTRPNFEAETAVEKGFPLYAAVEEREHLFDEAGLEIAGPVEDLVAEADVVVDATPSGIGAQNRALYEEYDTPALYQGGEDADLVDTSFNARSNFEDAADADHVRVVSCNTTGLSRVIAPLREEYGVEKVRATLVRRGGDPGQTSRGPINDILPNPVTIPSHHGPDVETIFDDLDIDTLGMKVPATLMHMHSLNVTVAEEVDAAEVRELLADESRLFLIPERLDIDGSGKLKEYAMDAGRPRGDIWENCIWEESISTVGDDLYLFQGIHQESDVVPENVDAIRAVTGSADAAESIETTNETLGIGL from the coding sequence ATGCAACAGGTCGCGATCAACGGCTACGGCACGATCGGCAAACGCGTCGCGGACGCGGTCCGACAGCAGCCCGACATGGAGGTACTGGGCGTCGCGAAGACCCGCCCCAACTTCGAGGCCGAGACGGCGGTCGAGAAGGGCTTCCCGCTGTACGCGGCCGTCGAGGAGCGCGAACACCTGTTCGACGAGGCCGGCCTCGAGATCGCCGGCCCCGTCGAGGACCTCGTGGCCGAGGCCGACGTGGTCGTCGACGCCACGCCCTCGGGGATCGGTGCCCAGAACAGGGCCCTCTACGAGGAGTACGACACCCCGGCGCTCTATCAGGGCGGCGAGGACGCCGACCTCGTCGACACGAGCTTCAACGCGCGCTCGAACTTCGAGGACGCCGCCGACGCCGACCACGTCCGCGTCGTCTCCTGTAACACGACCGGACTCTCGCGGGTCATCGCTCCGCTGCGCGAGGAATACGGCGTCGAGAAGGTCCGCGCGACGCTGGTTCGACGCGGCGGCGACCCCGGCCAGACCTCCCGCGGCCCGATCAACGACATCCTGCCGAACCCGGTCACCATTCCGTCCCACCACGGTCCCGACGTCGAGACCATCTTCGACGATCTGGACATCGACACGCTCGGGATGAAGGTGCCCGCGACGCTGATGCACATGCACAGTCTCAACGTCACCGTAGCGGAGGAGGTCGACGCCGCCGAGGTCCGCGAGCTGCTGGCCGACGAGTCGCGCCTGTTCCTGATCCCCGAGCGGTTGGACATCGACGGCAGCGGTAAACTCAAGGAGTACGCGATGGACGCGGGCCGACCCCGCGGTGACATCTGGGAGAACTGCATCTGGGAGGAGTCGATCTCGACCGTCGGCGACGATCTCTATCTCTTCCAGGGGATCCACCAGGAGAGCGACGTCGTGCCCGAAAACGTCGACGCGATCCGCGCGGTGACCGGCAGCGCCGACGCCGCCGAGAGCATCGAGACCACAAACGAGACGCTCGGCATCGGACTCTAA
- a CDS encoding MarR family transcriptional regulator, giving the protein MQTTTHSPRVDELPAELESAQSKLVYLSLEATGEATATDLQEALGLRKLAILSVVGSLSSRGLLEETEAGYVTAAAATDPITA; this is encoded by the coding sequence ATGCAAACGACCACCCACTCACCGCGCGTCGACGAGTTACCGGCCGAACTCGAGTCCGCCCAGTCGAAACTGGTCTATCTCTCCCTCGAGGCGACCGGCGAAGCGACCGCGACCGACCTGCAAGAAGCGCTCGGCCTCCGAAAACTGGCGATTCTGAGCGTCGTCGGCTCGCTCTCGAGCCGGGGGCTGCTCGAGGAAACCGAGGCCGGCTACGTGACCGCGGCCGCCGCGACCGACCCGATCACGGCTTGA
- a CDS encoding HVO_0476 family zinc finger protein: MSETPDRVPTPCPSCSPDLETVHEVLTEGGGTYTVRCSECSHVHKVQPDSEREVTLDVVVSQSGESFTANVTAPEDEEIAVGDEFILETEAVLSTVRVTSVELEGHKRVEEAPADELETVWTREVDNVAVNVTVHPQDGSKDDSRSVTVQVPGDYEFEVGAVESFGDDEFEIDAFVVRGDAEGYRRDRFEVPGDTGFAKDIKRVYAYDEQSSAWSAW, from the coding sequence ATGAGCGAGACACCGGATCGGGTTCCGACGCCCTGTCCCTCCTGTTCGCCGGACCTCGAGACGGTCCACGAGGTACTGACGGAAGGCGGCGGCACCTACACCGTTCGTTGCAGCGAGTGCAGTCACGTCCACAAGGTCCAGCCAGACAGCGAGCGCGAAGTGACGCTGGACGTCGTCGTCTCCCAGAGCGGCGAGTCCTTCACCGCGAACGTCACCGCGCCCGAAGACGAGGAAATCGCGGTCGGCGACGAGTTCATCTTAGAGACCGAGGCAGTCCTCTCGACGGTTCGAGTCACGAGCGTCGAACTCGAGGGCCACAAGCGAGTCGAGGAGGCCCCCGCGGACGAGCTCGAGACCGTCTGGACTCGCGAGGTCGACAACGTGGCGGTCAACGTCACCGTCCATCCGCAGGACGGCTCGAAAGACGACAGCCGCTCCGTTACGGTCCAGGTCCCCGGCGACTACGAGTTCGAGGTCGGCGCAGTCGAGTCGTTCGGCGACGACGAGTTCGAGATCGACGCCTTCGTCGTCCGCGGCGACGCCGAGGGCTACCGCCGGGACCGCTTCGAGGTACCGGGCGACACCGGCTTCGCGAAGGACATCAAGCGCGTCTACGCCTACGACGAGCAGAGCAGCGCCTGGTCGGCCTGGTAG
- a CDS encoding 50S ribosomal protein L16, whose protein sequence is MSDKPASMYREISKPAYTRREYITGIPGSKIAQHDMGDTTADAEDYPVQISLVTEEEVQIRHGSLEASRLSANRHMLKNAGENNYKMVLRKFPHHVIRENKQATGAGADRVSDGMRQAFGKIVGTAARIDAGERIFTIWCDVDDAEFAKDALRRSYNKISPPCRVVVERGEEQLIA, encoded by the coding sequence ATGTCCGACAAACCTGCCTCCATGTACCGGGAGATCAGTAAGCCGGCCTACACGCGCCGCGAATACATCACCGGCATCCCGGGCTCGAAGATTGCACAGCACGATATGGGCGACACCACGGCAGACGCCGAGGACTACCCCGTCCAGATCAGCCTCGTCACGGAAGAAGAGGTCCAGATCCGCCACGGGAGCCTCGAGGCGTCGCGCCTCTCGGCGAACCGTCACATGCTGAAAAACGCCGGCGAGAACAACTACAAGATGGTCCTGCGCAAGTTCCCCCACCACGTCATCCGGGAGAACAAGCAGGCGACGGGCGCGGGGGCAGACCGCGTCTCCGACGGGATGCGCCAGGCCTTCGGGAAGATCGTCGGCACCGCCGCTCGCATCGACGCCGGCGAGCGCATCTTCACCATCTGGTGTGACGTCGACGACGCCGAGTTCGCCAAGGACGCCCTTCGGCGCTCCTACAACAAGATCTCGCCGCCGTGTCGCGTCGTCGTCGAGCGCGGCGAAGAACAGCTGATCGCCTAA